One Littorina saxatilis isolate snail1 linkage group LG1, US_GU_Lsax_2.0, whole genome shotgun sequence genomic window carries:
- the LOC138967135 gene encoding uncharacterized protein, with protein sequence MAVSRGPFAQGRRLNTFHMRNLRRIIGIKWSDRVTCNNEVLEQAIMPSMYTLLRQRRLRWLGHVCRMEDGRIPKDLLYGELASGKRAQGRPQLRYRDVCKRDMKALDMDINGWEDRDRARWRQELKKSLAKGEEKLKLTSEAQRLKNKEKNSKVTTSDTVHKCGRCDRDCHSRIGPHSHSRRCSSAK encoded by the coding sequence ATGGCAGTGAGTCGTGGACCCTTTGCTCAAGGCAGGAGGCTGAACACATTCCACATGCGCAACCTACGGCGGATCATTGGAATCAAGTGGTCAGACCGGGTGACCTGCAACAACGAGGTCCTGGAACAAGCTATCATGCCCAGCATGTACACACTGCTCCGGCAACGCCGACTCCGTTGGCTTGGTCACGTATGCAGAATGGAAGACGGCAGGATCCCCAAGGATCTACTGTATGGTGAGCTGGCATCAGGCAAGAGAGCACAGGGACGCCCCCAACTCCGCTACAGAGATGTCTGCAAAAGAGACATGAAGGCCCTCGACATGGACATCAACGGCTGGGAAGATCGAGATCGAGCCCGCTGGAGGCAGGAACTGAAGAAAAGTCTAGCCAAGGGGGAAGAGAAGCTCAAACTAACCTCGGAAGCACAAAGgctcaaaaacaaagaaaagaacagtAAAGTAACAACATCAGATACTGTTCACAAGTGTGGTCGCTGCGACAGGGACTGCCACTCTCGCATCGGGCCGCACAGCCACAGCAGGCGCTGTTCCAGCGCCAAATGA